In a single window of the Raphanus sativus cultivar WK10039 chromosome 9, ASM80110v3, whole genome shotgun sequence genome:
- the LOC108828569 gene encoding uncharacterized protein LOC108828569 isoform X1, with the protein MQRIVDNALAVTKESVKTITYESLNNIARCINGVSALLLTLLPGKANILEGLHGWELRPTLRGPRLPRWMHNGVSSFNHFIHELSADSDTSSLDYSSSGEESDDDGPPLLPASPSSSQCSSRLSWASESHWSDWITFILWWLILPLRILLWTIPQYFLRFFFKRSCSRTTPTSPRRRPRISKTNSSKDHDVPNRATDRRRGVVEDLHLAIEICIEAIFDFFHRATHLLLSPSEAFAIMLSCFSSSPSHSRKERKHDHVSDDDETVLQTATLGDADPSLTERPARLYNTMNTDTRTCQDVITELGYPYEAIRVVTSDGYGLLLERIPRRDARKAVYLQHGILDSSMGWVSNGVVGSPAFAAYDQGYDVFLGNFRGLVSRDHVNKNISSKEYWRYSINEHGTEDIPAMIEKIHEIKTSELKLSQPNIINEEEEEEEPYKLCAVCHSLGGAAILMYVITRRIKEKPHRLSRLILLSPAGFHEDSNLGFTLVEYVFLLLSPVLSRVVPAFYIPTRFFRMLLNKLARDFHNYPALGGLVQTLMSYVVGGDSSNWVGVLGLPHYNMNDMPAVSFRVAQHLAQIKHTGKFRMFDYGSRRGNVEVYGSPEPLDLGECYEFIDVPVDLVAGKKDKVIRPSMVRKHYKVMREAGVVDVSFNEFEYAHLDFTFSHREELLRYVMSRLLLVEPTSGEQRQKGMKLKKKKKKEGTVV; encoded by the exons atgCAACGAATCGTAGATAACGCTCTTGCTGTCACTAAAGA GTCTGTGAAAACTATAACCTATGAGTCTTTAAACAACATTGCTAGATGCATTAACGGAGTCTCGGCTCTTCTCTTGACACTCCTCCCCGGGAAGGCTAATATCCTCGAAGGTCTTCACGGCTGGGAGCTCAGACCAACACTGCGTGGACCACGTTTACCACGATGGATGCATAA TGGGGTCTCTTCTTTCAATCACTTCATTCACGAGCTCTCTGCGGATTCCGATACTTCCAGCTTGGACTATTCTTCTTCTGGAGAAGAGAGTGATGATGATGGTCCTCCGCTCCTCCCTGCATCACCCTCTTCTTCTCAATGCTCCTCACGCCTCTCTTGGGCCAGTGAAAGCCACTGGTCTGACTGGATCACTTTCATTCTTTGGTGGTTGATTCTCCCTTTACGGATCTTGCTTTGGACAATACCACAGTATTTTCTTCGTTTCTTCTTTAAACGAAGTTGTTCGAGAACAACTCCCACGAGCCCGAGAAGGAGGCCTCGAATAAGCAAGACTAACTCTAGCAAAGACCATGATGTTCCCAACCGAGCTACTGACAGAAGACGCGGCGTTGTTGAG GATCTTCATCTTGCTATAGAGATCTGCATAGAAgcaatatttgattttttccaCAGGGCTACGCATCTTCTACTCTCTCCATCGGAAGCTTTTGCAATAATGTTATCatgcttctcttcttctccaagtCACAGCCGTAAAGAAAGAAAGCATGACCACGTTTCAGATGATGATGAAACTGTGCTGCAGACTGCCACTTTAGGAGATGCTGATCCATCTCTTACAGAAAGGCCGGCACGCTTGTACAACACTATGAACACTGATACTCGAACGTGCCAAGACGTCATTACAGAGCTGGG GTATCCTTACGAAGCAATTCGTGTTGTTACATCCGATGGATATGGTCTTCTCTTGGAAAGGATACCAAG ACGTGATGCAAGGAAAGCTGTTTATCTGCAGCATGGTATTTTGGATTCTTCCATGGG ATGGGTATCTAATGGGGTTGTTGGATCTCCAGCTTTTGCTGCATATGACCAAG GCTATGATGTTTTCTTAGGCAACTTTCGTGGTTTAGTTTCAAGAGATCATGTAAACAAGAACATATCTTCAAAAGA GTACTGGCGATACTCGATTAACGAGCACGGCACTGAGGACATTCCAGCGATGATAGAAAAAATCCACGAGATCAAAACTTCAGAGCTAAAGCTCAGCCAACCTAATATCATcaacgaggaggaggaggaggaggagccttATAAGCTCTGTGCCGTCTGTCACAGTCTAGGCGGTGCTGCTATCCTGATGTACGTCATCACTCGCAGAATCAAGGAGAAGCCACACCGTCTCTCCCGGCTGATCCTACTCTCACCCGCTGGATTCCACGAGGACTCCAACTTAGGTTTCACGTTGGTCGAGTACGTGTTCCTTCTCTTGAGTCCTGTCCTGTCTCGCGTCGTGCCTGCCTTCTACATACCGACGAGATTCTTCAGGATGCTTCTGAACAAGTTGGCACGTGACTTCCACAACTACCCTGCTCTCGGCGGGCTTGTACAGACGCTGATGAGTTATGTAGTGGGTGGAGACAGCTCGAACTGGGTTGGAGTGTTGGGGTTGCCTCACTACAACATGAACGATATGCCGGCTGTGTCCTTCCGTGTTGCGCAGCATCTTGCTCAGATCAAACACACGGGGAAGTTCAGGATGTTTGACTACGGGAGCAGAAGGGGTAACGTGGAGGTTTACGGCTCTCCTGAACCGCTTGATCTAGGGGAGTGTTATGAGTTCATCGACGTGCCTGTGGATTTGGTGGCGGGGAAGAAAGACAAGGTGATTCGGCCTTCTATGGTGAGGAAACATTATAAGGTGATGAGAGAAGCTGGTGTTGTTGATGTGTCGTTTAATGAGTTTGAGTATGCTCACCTTGACTTCACCTTCTCTCACCGGGAAGAGCTTTTGAGGTATGTGATGTCGCGGCTTTTGCTTGTGGAACCGACGTCAGGTGAACAGAGGCAGAAAGGtatgaagttgaagaagaagaagaaaaaagagggTACGGTAGTGTAA
- the LOC108828569 gene encoding uncharacterized protein LOC108828569 isoform X2, whose protein sequence is MHNGVSSFNHFIHELSADSDTSSLDYSSSGEESDDDGPPLLPASPSSSQCSSRLSWASESHWSDWITFILWWLILPLRILLWTIPQYFLRFFFKRSCSRTTPTSPRRRPRISKTNSSKDHDVPNRATDRRRGVVEDLHLAIEICIEAIFDFFHRATHLLLSPSEAFAIMLSCFSSSPSHSRKERKHDHVSDDDETVLQTATLGDADPSLTERPARLYNTMNTDTRTCQDVITELGYPYEAIRVVTSDGYGLLLERIPRRDARKAVYLQHGILDSSMGWVSNGVVGSPAFAAYDQGYDVFLGNFRGLVSRDHVNKNISSKEYWRYSINEHGTEDIPAMIEKIHEIKTSELKLSQPNIINEEEEEEEPYKLCAVCHSLGGAAILMYVITRRIKEKPHRLSRLILLSPAGFHEDSNLGFTLVEYVFLLLSPVLSRVVPAFYIPTRFFRMLLNKLARDFHNYPALGGLVQTLMSYVVGGDSSNWVGVLGLPHYNMNDMPAVSFRVAQHLAQIKHTGKFRMFDYGSRRGNVEVYGSPEPLDLGECYEFIDVPVDLVAGKKDKVIRPSMVRKHYKVMREAGVVDVSFNEFEYAHLDFTFSHREELLRYVMSRLLLVEPTSGEQRQKGMKLKKKKKKEGTVV, encoded by the exons ATGCATAA TGGGGTCTCTTCTTTCAATCACTTCATTCACGAGCTCTCTGCGGATTCCGATACTTCCAGCTTGGACTATTCTTCTTCTGGAGAAGAGAGTGATGATGATGGTCCTCCGCTCCTCCCTGCATCACCCTCTTCTTCTCAATGCTCCTCACGCCTCTCTTGGGCCAGTGAAAGCCACTGGTCTGACTGGATCACTTTCATTCTTTGGTGGTTGATTCTCCCTTTACGGATCTTGCTTTGGACAATACCACAGTATTTTCTTCGTTTCTTCTTTAAACGAAGTTGTTCGAGAACAACTCCCACGAGCCCGAGAAGGAGGCCTCGAATAAGCAAGACTAACTCTAGCAAAGACCATGATGTTCCCAACCGAGCTACTGACAGAAGACGCGGCGTTGTTGAG GATCTTCATCTTGCTATAGAGATCTGCATAGAAgcaatatttgattttttccaCAGGGCTACGCATCTTCTACTCTCTCCATCGGAAGCTTTTGCAATAATGTTATCatgcttctcttcttctccaagtCACAGCCGTAAAGAAAGAAAGCATGACCACGTTTCAGATGATGATGAAACTGTGCTGCAGACTGCCACTTTAGGAGATGCTGATCCATCTCTTACAGAAAGGCCGGCACGCTTGTACAACACTATGAACACTGATACTCGAACGTGCCAAGACGTCATTACAGAGCTGGG GTATCCTTACGAAGCAATTCGTGTTGTTACATCCGATGGATATGGTCTTCTCTTGGAAAGGATACCAAG ACGTGATGCAAGGAAAGCTGTTTATCTGCAGCATGGTATTTTGGATTCTTCCATGGG ATGGGTATCTAATGGGGTTGTTGGATCTCCAGCTTTTGCTGCATATGACCAAG GCTATGATGTTTTCTTAGGCAACTTTCGTGGTTTAGTTTCAAGAGATCATGTAAACAAGAACATATCTTCAAAAGA GTACTGGCGATACTCGATTAACGAGCACGGCACTGAGGACATTCCAGCGATGATAGAAAAAATCCACGAGATCAAAACTTCAGAGCTAAAGCTCAGCCAACCTAATATCATcaacgaggaggaggaggaggaggagccttATAAGCTCTGTGCCGTCTGTCACAGTCTAGGCGGTGCTGCTATCCTGATGTACGTCATCACTCGCAGAATCAAGGAGAAGCCACACCGTCTCTCCCGGCTGATCCTACTCTCACCCGCTGGATTCCACGAGGACTCCAACTTAGGTTTCACGTTGGTCGAGTACGTGTTCCTTCTCTTGAGTCCTGTCCTGTCTCGCGTCGTGCCTGCCTTCTACATACCGACGAGATTCTTCAGGATGCTTCTGAACAAGTTGGCACGTGACTTCCACAACTACCCTGCTCTCGGCGGGCTTGTACAGACGCTGATGAGTTATGTAGTGGGTGGAGACAGCTCGAACTGGGTTGGAGTGTTGGGGTTGCCTCACTACAACATGAACGATATGCCGGCTGTGTCCTTCCGTGTTGCGCAGCATCTTGCTCAGATCAAACACACGGGGAAGTTCAGGATGTTTGACTACGGGAGCAGAAGGGGTAACGTGGAGGTTTACGGCTCTCCTGAACCGCTTGATCTAGGGGAGTGTTATGAGTTCATCGACGTGCCTGTGGATTTGGTGGCGGGGAAGAAAGACAAGGTGATTCGGCCTTCTATGGTGAGGAAACATTATAAGGTGATGAGAGAAGCTGGTGTTGTTGATGTGTCGTTTAATGAGTTTGAGTATGCTCACCTTGACTTCACCTTCTCTCACCGGGAAGAGCTTTTGAGGTATGTGATGTCGCGGCTTTTGCTTGTGGAACCGACGTCAGGTGAACAGAGGCAGAAAGGtatgaagttgaagaagaagaagaaaaaagagggTACGGTAGTGTAA
- the LOC108824275 gene encoding uncharacterized protein LOC108824275, with protein MWFTGGGGGGLRKLCRASATVFENEMSHNSLLSVRYMSRERAVNVRKINPKVSIQEAHTISSSLYDVFKKHGPLSVPNTWLRAQEAGVSGLNSKTHMKLMLKWMRGRKMLKLICNQVGSSKKFFHTVLPDDDPQQETSPPVATATATEKNKKQTSKRRSK; from the exons ATGTGGTTcaccggcggcggcggaggaggactGAGGAAGCTCTGTAGAGCCTCGGCGACTGTTTTCGAGAACGAGATGAGCCATAACTCTCTGTTGTCAGTGAGATACATGTCGAGAGAGCGAGCTGTAAACGTGAGGAAGATAAACCCTAAGGTCTCGATCCAAGAAGCTCACACCATTTCCAGCTCTCTCTACGACGTCTTCAAGAAACATGGACCTCTCTCCGTTCCCAACACTTGGCTCCGCGCTCAG gaAGCTGGGGTGAGTGGATTGAACAGCAAGACGCATATGAAGCTGATGCTGAAATGGATGAGAGGGAGGAAGATGCTCAAGTTAATCTGCAACCAAGTTGGTTCCTCTAAAAAGTTCTTTCATACCGTTTTACCTGATGATGATCCTCAACAAGAGACGTCTCCACCAGTTGCTACTGCTACTGCCACTGagaagaacaaaaaacaaaCCTCCAAGAGAAGAAGCAAATAA
- the LOC108823851 gene encoding uncharacterized protein LOC108823851: MNCRRMLKSVQALSAHSFLFCFTLVLVLKLDHTVSYSWWVVCLPLWAFHAVVSRGRFSLPAPNAPRNRHWAPCHAIVATPLLIAFELLLCVYLESAHARSPPAVSLKIVFLPLLAFEVTILVDNARMCRALVPGDEEQINDEAIWEALPHFWVAISMVFFLAATVFTLLKLSGDVAALGWWDLFINFGIAQCFAFLVCTKWSNPVIHRDSRVREPGSSSTNTRYAVVSNSGLLDFPEDERHHDELICGLQDIGGHLMKIPLITFQVVLCMHLEGTPEAAKYIPVPVLFSPLFLLQVVGILFAASKLVEKFVLLLRGDDETGLYFRISSKAHECLGFLHHGTRLLGWWSIDEGSQEEQARIYFDQESGYSTFCGHPPEIVKKMPKKDLAEEVWRLQAALGEQTEITKFSQQEYERLQNEKVLCRVCFEREISVVLLPCRHRVLCRNCSEKCKKCPFCRVTIEERLPVYDV; encoded by the exons GGTTGTGTGTCTACCTCTGTGGGCATTCCATGCTGTTGTTTCAAGGGGTAGATTCTCTCTTCCTGCTCCTAACGCTCCTCGCAACCGTCAT TGGGCTCCATGTCATGCTATTGTTGCAACTCCCTTGCTTATAGCTTTCGAATTACTCCTCTGTGTATACCTCGAGAGTGCACATG CTCGTTCGCCACCAGCTGTGAGCTTGAAGATTGTTTTCCTCCCTTTATTGGCGTTTGAAGTAACTATACTTGTGGACAATGCCAG AATGTGTCGAGCGCTGGTGCCTGGAGATGAAGAGCAAATAAATGATGAAGCAATATGGGAAGCACTTCCT CATTTTTGGGTTGCAATTTCCATGGTGTTCTTTCTGGCTGCTACAGTCTTCACCCTCCTAAAGCTCTCCG GTGATGTAGCTGCTCTTGGTTGGTGGGATTTATTCATTAACTTCGG AATTGCACAGTGCTTTGCTTTTCTTGTTTGTACAAAATGGTCCAACCCAGTTATCCATAGAGACTCACGTGTCAGAGAACCCGGTTCATCTTCCACCAATACTAGATATGCTGTTGTTTCCAACAGTGGCCTTCTGGATTTTCCAGAAGACGAGAGGCACCATGATGAATTAATATGTGGCCTGCAAGATATTGGTGGTCATTTAATGAAAATCCCCCTTATTACATTTCAAGTGGTGCTTTGCATGCATCTCGAG GGGACTCCTGAAGCTGCTAAGTATATACCTGTCCCGGTCTTGTTTTCTCCACTCTTCTTACTGCAAGTCGTTGGTATTCTGTTTGCTGCTTCTAAATTGGTAGAGAAGTTTGTTCTATTGCTGCGAGGGGATGATGAAACAGGGTTGTATTTTAGAATTTCATCCAAAGCCCATGAATGTTTGGGTTTCTTACACCATGGAACCAg GTTGTTAGGTTGGTGGTCAATTGATGAAGGAAGCCAGGAGGAGCAAGCTCGAATATACTTTGATCAAGAGTCCGG GTACAGTACCTTCTGTGGTCATCCGCCTGAAATAGTCAAGAAAATGCCTAAAAAAGATCTTGCTGAGGAG GTGTGGAGACTTCAAGCAGCACTTGGTGAACAAACTGAAATCACAAAATTCAGTCAGCAGGAATATGAGAGACTGCAAAAT GAGAAAGTGCTGTGTAGGGTTTGTTTCGAAAGAGAGATCAGTGTGGTATTGCTTCCATGCAGACACCGTGTTCTCTGCAG AAACTGCTCAGAAAAGTGTAAAAAATGTCCCTTCTGCCGTGTAACCATCGAAGAGCGGCTCCCAGTATATGATGTTTAA